The Carnobacterium sp. 17-4 genome has a window encoding:
- a CDS encoding GIY-YIG nuclease family protein, which yields MNRFTEEVITQLRYYVYILVNPIDHTVFYIGKGTKNRVFAHELDYLKTDFSNDLVEKQKLNEIKTIHSNGMEVEKYILTFGLSEDEAFHVENAVINFCKLIDEQKLNVKKLTNIMSGHRSDGQKEALQTFGRVELLQDALSPKPVDINQLNSHKIMFVKIKPTKDKSDSSKDLKAEEMYNPVSEALKKRTLGDWVMSLDKANSIEYILGVYPGSGMIVSAFKIIKDSPRYEVLHSTTKSGRKQKRYNFYQYAEPLTEIDGIQLFPDHIKLTNYQYVNSSGVPCNVQSERVYVGFD from the coding sequence ATGAATCGATTTACAGAAGAAGTTATTACTCAGCTTCGCTATTACGTTTATATTTTAGTTAATCCTATTGACCATACCGTTTTTTATATTGGTAAAGGAACAAAAAATAGAGTATTCGCTCATGAATTAGATTATCTAAAAACTGACTTCTCTAATGACCTTGTGGAAAAGCAAAAATTAAATGAAATAAAGACTATTCATTCAAATGGTATGGAAGTTGAGAAATATATTTTGACTTTTGGATTAAGTGAAGATGAAGCCTTCCACGTAGAAAATGCGGTTATTAATTTTTGTAAACTAATTGATGAACAAAAACTGAACGTGAAAAAATTGACTAATATTATGAGTGGACATCGTTCTGATGGACAAAAAGAAGCATTGCAAACTTTTGGAAGAGTCGAACTTTTACAAGATGCACTTAGTCCAAAACCCGTTGATATTAATCAATTAAATTCCCATAAAATTATGTTTGTAAAAATCAAGCCAACTAAAGATAAATCTGATTCTAGTAAGGATTTAAAGGCTGAAGAAATGTACAATCCTGTATCAGAAGCCCTGAAAAAGAGAACATTGGGTGATTGGGTAATGAGTTTAGATAAAGCAAACAGTATAGAATATATCCTAGGTGTCTATCCTGGCAGCGGCATGATTGTTAGTGCTTTTAAAATCATTAAAGATAGTCCTAGATATGAAGTACTTCACAGCACAACAAAATCTGGAAGAAAGCAAAAAAGGTATAATTTCTATCAATATGCCGAACCACTAACAGAAATAGATGGTATCCAACTTTTTCCAGATCATATCAAATTAACAAATTATCAATACGTTAATAGCAGCGGAGTCCCTTGTAATGTCCAAAGTGAAAGAGTTTATGTCGGATTTGATTAG
- a CDS encoding DNA-deoxyinosine glycosylase: MKSGLEPIYDENTKILILGSAPSEKSLELQQYYANKGNQFWKIISESLNTIDPIDYEKRLELLVQNQIGLWDIYSHFDRIGSLDSNFKQTKLNDFDTLLSTASIKLIIANGDKSYQEVLKSTIFEHLTVIKCLSTSGANNGKAQERKIEWNEALQLPFLRE, translated from the coding sequence ATGAAGAGTGGTTTAGAACCAATCTATGATGAAAACACTAAAATTTTAATACTTGGCAGTGCTCCAAGTGAGAAGTCGTTAGAATTGCAACAATACTATGCAAATAAAGGCAATCAATTTTGGAAAATCATTTCTGAATCTTTAAATACTATTGATCCAATCGACTATGAAAAACGGTTGGAATTACTGGTACAAAATCAAATTGGTTTATGGGATATTTATAGTCATTTTGATAGAATTGGAAGTTTAGATAGTAACTTTAAACAAACAAAATTAAATGATTTTGATACGTTACTTTCAACAGCTTCCATTAAACTTATCATTGCAAATGGAGACAAGTCTTATCAAGAAGTTTTAAAATCAACTATTTTTGAGCACCTCACTGTTATAAAATGTTTATCCACTAGCGGTGCAAATAATGGCAAAGCACAAGAACGAAAAATAGAATGGAATGAGGCTCTCCAACTTCCCTTTCTTAGAGAGTAA
- a CDS encoding RDD family protein produces the protein MKLVRENNPIRVQIRIKELAIDYGVILLYLVFVLLANLVIYFLVLDGIPEFTIVQSQLIATFESVVPIVLIFSLLDYKKPFGTYGKRSAGLKVQYKTPSFFRSLVRNSIKFLPWQLAHIGVIDGVYSEFTTWSSIVFTNAGILLALILLVMGFFRKDKRHLGDLLAGTQVVPIRRGS, from the coding sequence GTGAAGTTAGTGAGGGAGAATAATCCGATTCGAGTGCAAATAAGAATCAAAGAACTAGCAATTGATTACGGTGTGATTTTGCTTTATCTTGTTTTTGTTCTTCTGGCTAACTTAGTCATTTATTTTTTAGTGTTAGATGGAATACCTGAATTCACAATCGTTCAATCCCAACTGATAGCGACGTTTGAATCGGTTGTTCCGATAGTGCTGATTTTCTCGCTACTTGATTACAAGAAACCCTTTGGGACATACGGTAAGAGAAGTGCTGGGTTAAAAGTGCAGTATAAAACGCCTTCGTTTTTTAGAAGTTTGGTTAGAAATAGCATTAAATTTTTACCGTGGCAGCTTGCTCATATTGGGGTCATCGATGGTGTTTATTCTGAATTTACAACCTGGAGTTCGATTGTTTTTACAAATGCTGGAATTCTGTTAGCTCTCATCTTATTGGTTATGGGGTTTTTTAGAAAAGATAAACGTCATTTAGGTGATTTGTTAGCCGGAACTCAAGTCGTTCCTATTAGGAGGGGATCATAA
- a CDS encoding class I SAM-dependent methyltransferase yields the protein MEQNVDAEEAIRRWDAFADAYSKNHNEQGDIHKEVFLNPTLFSLMGELKDKQVLDAGCGEGYLSRLLSKAESNVTAVDYSPRMIEIALERTPVDLQIKYMRGNCEKLDMLEDNSFDLIVSNMVIQDLPNYENAFQEMFRLLVDGGSFIFSILHPCFVTPGSGWEKNDNSEKLHWNVDRYFYEGAYEQRLGDKDKVLFFHRTLTSYVDKLTKAGFMIESIVEPKPSEIMLEKYPSFEEDLRCADFMVFKATKSKR from the coding sequence GTGGAACAGAATGTTGATGCTGAAGAAGCGATTAGAAGATGGGATGCTTTTGCCGATGCGTACTCAAAAAATCACAACGAACAAGGGGATATTCACAAAGAAGTATTTTTAAATCCTACTTTATTTTCTCTTATGGGCGAATTGAAAGATAAACAAGTTTTGGATGCAGGATGTGGCGAGGGTTATTTAAGCAGATTGCTATCCAAGGCTGAATCAAATGTGACCGCTGTGGATTATTCTCCAAGAATGATTGAAATTGCACTGGAGAGAACGCCAGTTGACTTACAAATTAAGTATATGAGAGGAAATTGTGAGAAGTTGGATATGCTCGAAGACAACAGTTTTGATTTGATTGTGTCCAACATGGTGATACAAGATCTACCAAACTACGAAAATGCCTTTCAAGAAATGTTTCGTTTGTTAGTAGATGGAGGGAGTTTTATCTTTTCAATTTTGCATCCTTGTTTTGTCACTCCTGGAAGTGGGTGGGAGAAAAATGATAATAGTGAAAAATTGCATTGGAATGTGGATCGTTATTTTTATGAAGGTGCCTATGAACAACGATTAGGAGATAAAGATAAAGTATTATTTTTCCACAGGACATTAACCAGTTATGTTGATAAGTTAACTAAAGCAGGCTTTATGATAGAAAGTATAGTCGAACCGAAGCCATCAGAAATAATGTTGGAAAAATATCCGTCATTCGAAGAAGATTTGAGATGTGCTGATTTTATGGTGTTTAAGGCCACTAAGTCAAAAAGATAG
- a CDS encoding substrate-binding periplasmic protein, which translates to MKKKKWMLAGIAAVALFVSACGTSTKEDATSTEGGDLLQSVQDAGVLKVGVMGTYQPYNFINEDKDMDGFDADIAKEIAKGLDVDIEFVSQEFSGMIAGLQTGKFDMVASQMTITDDRKKEMLFSDPYITNQVKVIVKDDNTEITSVEDFVGKDIGVGLGTNDETYLRNELMPEVGEFNIRTYDDVITSLKDLDSGRIDATINNMYALKPIIEANGLKIKAVGEPIKSDQAGIAVQLGNEAFIEEVNTILSDIKADGTYDEIFMKWFGEAPPKD; encoded by the coding sequence GTGAAAAAGAAAAAATGGATGCTAGCTGGAATCGCAGCAGTAGCATTATTTGTTAGTGCATGTGGAACATCAACAAAAGAAGATGCCACTTCAACTGAAGGCGGAGATTTATTGCAGTCTGTTCAAGACGCTGGGGTATTAAAAGTCGGCGTAATGGGAACGTATCAACCGTACAACTTTATCAATGAAGATAAAGACATGGATGGGTTTGATGCAGATATTGCTAAAGAAATTGCTAAAGGATTAGATGTGGACATTGAATTTGTCTCTCAAGAATTTTCAGGAATGATCGCTGGATTGCAAACGGGTAAATTTGATATGGTTGCTAGTCAAATGACGATCACGGATGACCGTAAAAAAGAAATGCTATTCTCAGATCCATATATCACCAATCAAGTAAAAGTTATTGTAAAAGATGACAATACAGAGATTACTTCTGTTGAGGATTTTGTGGGTAAAGATATTGGAGTAGGTCTAGGAACAAATGATGAAACTTATTTGCGTAACGAATTGATGCCTGAAGTTGGTGAGTTTAATATTCGTACGTATGATGATGTGATCACTTCATTGAAAGACTTGGATTCTGGTCGAATCGACGCTACTATCAACAACATGTATGCTTTAAAACCAATCATTGAAGCAAATGGGTTGAAGATTAAAGCAGTTGGCGAACCAATCAAATCAGACCAAGCCGGAATTGCTGTTCAATTAGGTAATGAAGCCTTTATTGAAGAAGTAAATACTATTTTATCTGATATTAAAGCAGATGGTACGTATGATGAAATTTTTATGAAATGGTTCGGTGAAGCACCACCAAAAGACTAA
- a CDS encoding amino acid ABC transporter permease: protein MEVLIQNIPFLLQGAYYTLLITLVSMFFGSLIGIIVAIARLKGNKAIQAVARGYVSIIRGTPTLVQIIIIYYGLVDFGISLDPLPAAFIALSVNNGAYLSESIRGALQSIPKGQMEAAYATGMTPWQAMRRIILPQAIRIAIPPVGNTFIGMLKETSLVSVISVTELLRSAQLLIAQYYSYMPFYLGIAVIYWIMSTVFSFLLNKLEARMSIYE, encoded by the coding sequence ATGGAAGTTTTAATACAGAATATCCCGTTCTTGTTGCAAGGAGCGTATTATACGTTATTAATTACATTGGTTTCGATGTTTTTTGGTTCTCTTATCGGGATTATCGTCGCAATAGCCCGTTTGAAAGGCAATAAAGCGATCCAAGCTGTTGCACGAGGGTATGTATCAATTATCCGAGGCACACCGACATTGGTTCAAATCATCATTATTTATTATGGTTTAGTTGATTTTGGAATTAGTTTAGATCCTTTGCCAGCTGCTTTTATTGCATTGAGTGTTAATAATGGAGCGTATTTATCTGAATCGATTCGTGGAGCTTTACAGTCGATTCCAAAAGGTCAAATGGAAGCTGCTTATGCAACAGGGATGACACCTTGGCAAGCGATGCGTCGAATCATTCTTCCGCAAGCCATTCGCATTGCTATTCCGCCAGTAGGGAATACCTTTATTGGTATGTTGAAAGAAACGTCCTTAGTATCGGTCATCAGTGTAACGGAATTATTGCGTTCGGCTCAATTGCTGATTGCTCAATATTATAGTTACATGCCGTTTTACTTGGGAATCGCGGTCATTTATTGGATCATGAGCACAGTTTTTTCTTTCCTACTGAACAAGTTGGAAGCACGTATGTCAATCTATGAATAG
- a CDS encoding amino acid ABC transporter ATP-binding protein, with protein sequence MIKINGLIKSFGALEVLRSIDLQISSGEVVVILGPSGSGKSTLLRCMNGLEELTAGSIEVNGVVMNAEQSKKERTKKVREARLHTGMVFQQFNLYPHKTALGNVTEALITVKKMDKTKANQLGEKMLEQVGLSDKKDEFPSRLSGGQQQRVAISRALAMDPTVMLFDEPTSSLDPELVDEVLTVIKELAKEGRTMVIVTHEMQFAREVADRVIFMADGIIVEQNEPEAFFTQPKTERARRFLKMEELEHREGVKR encoded by the coding sequence ATGATTAAAATAAATGGATTAATAAAATCGTTTGGAGCATTAGAAGTCTTAAGGTCGATTGATTTGCAAATTAGTTCAGGTGAAGTTGTGGTTATTTTGGGACCTAGTGGATCTGGAAAAAGCACCTTGCTGCGTTGCATGAATGGTCTTGAAGAACTAACAGCTGGAAGCATTGAAGTAAACGGCGTTGTTATGAACGCTGAGCAGTCTAAAAAAGAGCGCACCAAAAAAGTTCGTGAAGCACGTTTGCATACAGGAATGGTTTTTCAACAATTTAACTTGTATCCCCATAAAACGGCATTGGGAAATGTAACGGAAGCGTTGATTACTGTTAAGAAAATGGATAAAACTAAAGCAAACCAACTTGGCGAAAAAATGTTGGAACAAGTAGGATTATCAGATAAAAAAGATGAATTTCCTTCTAGATTATCGGGTGGACAACAACAGCGGGTAGCCATTTCACGTGCGTTAGCTATGGATCCTACCGTAATGTTATTCGATGAGCCAACATCTTCATTGGATCCTGAATTAGTCGATGAAGTTTTGACAGTCATCAAAGAATTAGCTAAAGAAGGTCGAACAATGGTTATCGTGACACATGAAATGCAATTTGCACGTGAAGTGGCAGATCGTGTGATTTTTATGGCAGACGGTATTATTGTTGAACAAAATGAACCAGAAGCTTTTTTTACACAACCAAAAACAGAGCGTGCTAGAAGATTTTTAAAAATGGAAGAATTAGAACATAGAGAAGGGGTAAAACGATGA
- a CDS encoding OsmC family protein has product MIVTTTWNKGRKFTAKGDSGYELKMDATPAYGGVGEGATPTEMLLASLAGCIGIDATMVLNPHLDKIEKLEIITDGTRREEAPKDFTAMNVTFVVDGTVNSDKIWRAIRLSEEKYCTVSNSLKAEITYDVVLNGEKLAREM; this is encoded by the coding sequence ATGATTGTAACAACAACATGGAATAAAGGTCGTAAGTTTACCGCTAAAGGCGATTCAGGTTATGAACTTAAGATGGATGCTACACCAGCTTATGGCGGAGTAGGAGAGGGCGCAACACCAACAGAAATGTTGTTGGCTTCTTTGGCAGGCTGCATCGGAATTGATGCAACCATGGTTTTGAATCCGCATTTGGATAAAATCGAGAAACTCGAAATTATTACTGATGGAACTCGCAGAGAAGAAGCTCCTAAAGACTTTACCGCTATGAATGTTACCTTTGTAGTAGACGGCACAGTGAACAGCGACAAAATTTGGCGTGCTATTCGCTTAAGTGAAGAAAAATACTGTACGGTTTCTAATTCCTTAAAGGCTGAAATCACGTATGATGTAGTATTGAATGGCGAAAAATTAGCAAGAGAAATGTAA
- a CDS encoding MazG-like protein gives MNETTFNELVERSKKLRARYHELEIKHHEDIWSVEEDALAFLTDAGLVGRLTMAQQERWPSSSTNETDLELKIGETMWWLIVLAERMNINSSEALENFLSTTEKRLEK, from the coding sequence ATGAATGAAACAACATTTAATGAATTAGTTGAACGCTCTAAAAAATTACGAGCACGTTACCATGAGTTGGAGATAAAGCACCATGAGGATATTTGGAGCGTTGAAGAAGATGCATTAGCATTTCTGACCGATGCTGGTTTAGTTGGACGTTTAACTATGGCCCAACAAGAACGTTGGCCTAGTAGCTCAACAAACGAAACCGATTTAGAGTTAAAAATTGGTGAAACTATGTGGTGGTTGATTGTTTTAGCTGAAAGAATGAACATTAATAGCTCTGAAGCTTTAGAAAACTTTTTATCCACCACTGAAAAAAGATTAGAAAAATAA
- a CDS encoding ABC transporter ATP-binding protein, with amino-acid sequence MQVKFEDITMAYGEKNVLQNINFVIPEHSLVSILGPSGCGKSTTLMLISGLTTPSEGKIYFGEKDVTKADAVKRKVGMVFQNYALYPHLSVLENIMFPLKMAKMSKNERITRAMDLAKLVKIQDHVDKKPKQLSGGQQQRVAIARALAKEPSILLMDEPLSNLDARLRIEMREEIRRIQQETNVTTVFVTHDQEEALSISDQVMVLNDGAIQQISEPQPLYERPVNLFVAKFLGTPIINTFSVDEQQVNWSKLSSALSFDPTFHSIGVRAENFKEAADESQGFISGQIRHIERVGKDTSIKIKCGEKEVIATNLSGNYIEGDILHLTADVQDILHFDKQGNTMVLEEAVIG; translated from the coding sequence GTGCAGGTTAAATTTGAAGATATTACAATGGCTTATGGAGAAAAAAATGTACTCCAAAATATCAATTTTGTTATCCCTGAACATTCCTTGGTTTCGATACTTGGGCCAAGCGGCTGTGGAAAGTCAACGACATTGATGTTGATTTCTGGACTGACCACACCTTCAGAAGGAAAAATCTACTTTGGTGAAAAAGATGTGACCAAAGCTGATGCTGTAAAACGAAAAGTAGGAATGGTTTTTCAGAATTATGCGTTATACCCTCATTTATCCGTATTAGAAAATATCATGTTTCCTTTGAAAATGGCAAAAATGTCTAAAAATGAACGAATAACTCGAGCGATGGATTTAGCGAAATTGGTTAAAATACAAGATCATGTGGATAAAAAACCGAAACAGCTCTCAGGAGGACAGCAGCAACGGGTAGCAATAGCACGTGCGTTAGCTAAAGAACCTTCTATATTACTGATGGATGAGCCGTTATCGAATTTAGATGCACGATTGAGGATTGAAATGCGAGAAGAGATTCGCCGTATACAACAAGAAACAAATGTGACGACTGTTTTTGTTACACATGATCAAGAAGAAGCGTTAAGTATCTCTGATCAAGTGATGGTTTTAAATGACGGAGCCATTCAGCAAATTAGTGAGCCACAGCCATTGTATGAACGCCCAGTTAATCTATTTGTAGCGAAGTTCTTGGGAACTCCTATCATCAATACCTTTTCTGTGGATGAGCAACAAGTCAATTGGTCCAAATTATCTAGTGCTTTGAGTTTTGATCCAACTTTCCATTCTATTGGAGTCCGAGCAGAGAATTTTAAAGAAGCTGCAGATGAATCGCAAGGATTTATTAGCGGTCAGATTCGACATATTGAACGAGTAGGGAAAGATACTTCTATTAAAATCAAATGTGGAGAGAAAGAAGTCATTGCTACCAATCTTTCTGGAAATTATATAGAAGGAGATATTCTTCATTTGACAGCAGATGTACAAGATATTCTGCATTTTGATAAACAAGGGAATACGATGGTGTTGGAGGAGGCTGTTATTGGATGA
- a CDS encoding carbohydrate ABC transporter permease translates to MIEKPTLKSTLRAWAYIAPMIAIIGVFNIYPILKSLAMSFYSDYNFYQDVVYAYGWDNFIQIFNDSNLFLAIKNTFIFVLGVVPLSIMLSLGIALLLHNVQFLSGFFRSIYFLPFVTSTVAISIVWNWIYHSRYGLMNYFLGLFGVDPINWITDPKYSMLALVIMAIWKGLGFNIILFLVGLNNIDKGYYSAAKVDGASDLQRFTNITVPLLGPTTFLVTVMGVISSFKVFDEVYSLFQGRPGPGNSALTVVYYIYEKFYTEYQYGVAAAAGIVLFLIILVVTLIQMAYNKKFVHY, encoded by the coding sequence ATGATTGAAAAACCGACACTGAAAAGTACCCTGCGAGCATGGGCTTACATTGCACCAATGATAGCTATTATTGGGGTCTTTAATATCTATCCGATCCTTAAATCACTTGCCATGAGTTTTTACTCTGATTACAATTTTTATCAAGATGTTGTCTACGCTTATGGTTGGGACAACTTTATCCAGATTTTTAATGATTCAAATTTATTTTTAGCAATCAAAAATACCTTTATCTTTGTATTGGGTGTCGTTCCTTTATCGATCATGCTTTCACTGGGTATTGCATTACTTCTACATAATGTGCAGTTTTTATCAGGATTTTTTAGGTCTATTTATTTCTTGCCATTTGTTACCAGTACGGTTGCTATCTCAATTGTCTGGAATTGGATTTACCATTCCAGATATGGCTTGATGAATTATTTTCTAGGACTATTCGGAGTGGACCCAATCAATTGGATAACGGATCCAAAATATTCCATGTTGGCATTGGTCATTATGGCTATCTGGAAAGGACTCGGCTTCAATATTATTCTGTTTCTCGTAGGATTGAACAATATTGACAAAGGCTATTACTCGGCAGCTAAGGTTGATGGAGCCTCTGATTTGCAACGGTTTACTAATATCACAGTTCCATTGCTAGGACCAACGACATTTTTGGTGACAGTTATGGGAGTTATCAGTAGTTTTAAAGTTTTTGACGAAGTGTATTCGCTTTTTCAAGGGAGACCTGGACCAGGGAATTCAGCTTTGACAGTGGTTTATTATATCTATGAAAAATTTTATACCGAATACCAATATGGTGTTGCCGCAGCCGCTGGAATTGTGTTGTTCCTAATTATCTTAGTGGTTACGCTTATTCAAATGGCTTACAACAAGAAATTTGTTCACTACTAA
- a CDS encoding carbohydrate ABC transporter permease, whose amino-acid sequence MLIPFIWMVSTSLKTPGETVAMPPVWIPDILQIGNYAEAFEAAPFGRYFLNSVFVTVLSTAGELITTILAAFAFAKIEFYGKNILFTLLIATMMVPGEILIIPNFVTLSNMGLINTYAALIVPYLASVFSVFMLKQSFQSVPKELHYAAKVDGCSDFRFLWTIMVPLAKSSIVAITILKIIGSWNAFMWPLIVTNDRALRTLPVGLQAFTTEAGTQYELLMAAATIVVIPMVIVYLFLQKYIIMGISKSGLKG is encoded by the coding sequence ATGTTGATTCCCTTTATTTGGATGGTTTCTACATCCTTGAAGACTCCAGGAGAAACGGTTGCTATGCCACCGGTTTGGATCCCTGATATCTTGCAGATAGGAAATTACGCAGAAGCTTTCGAGGCAGCACCATTTGGCCGTTATTTTTTGAACAGTGTGTTTGTTACCGTGCTTTCTACGGCAGGAGAACTAATCACAACGATTTTGGCTGCTTTTGCCTTTGCTAAAATTGAATTTTATGGCAAAAATATTTTGTTCACATTATTGATTGCGACGATGATGGTCCCCGGTGAAATCCTGATCATCCCTAATTTTGTGACACTATCCAACATGGGATTGATCAATACATATGCGGCGCTGATCGTTCCCTATCTAGCAAGTGTTTTTTCGGTATTTATGCTGAAGCAAAGTTTTCAATCGGTTCCAAAAGAATTGCATTATGCAGCTAAAGTAGATGGCTGTAGTGATTTTCGCTTTTTATGGACGATAATGGTTCCGTTGGCTAAATCGTCAATTGTAGCTATTACCATTTTGAAAATTATTGGAAGTTGGAATGCATTTATGTGGCCTTTGATCGTGACAAATGATCGTGCTTTACGTACATTGCCCGTTGGTCTGCAGGCTTTTACAACTGAAGCTGGAACGCAATATGAACTTCTGATGGCGGCAGCAACTATTGTGGTTATTCCAATGGTTATTGTGTATCTTTTTCTCCAAAAATACATCATTATGGGGATTTCAAAAAGTGGATTAAAAGGGTAA
- a CDS encoding ABC transporter substrate-binding protein — MSKKRNWLTFGTGLLLSSSLLLAACGTGNEEADAGGSTKATEGTEETEITFWHAMNGPHQEAITALTEEFNESQELYTVEEMNQGDYETLEQSIMASGVSGDLPTLSQLTPGLVPDLATNELLLPLDDILTGENGFTQEELDDIYPGFMESSVYNEQTYAMPFSKSTRVMYYNQDLLDEYGVEVPTTWEDVKALGEKMVAAGDDSIAMGLENAFEMEYETMARQNDSTFIDGETLEVDIDSPESVETLEFLMGLIDEGHARTAGEDGFFSGPFARGESALYIGSSAGLAHVGPVAEENGINWSTAELPTYNDTPLTIFAGNDLGVFSSATEEEQEAAVAFLSFLLEPENTAFWSMETGYVPISKAALEVPEYKTYLEENPTAEAATLELDYGISAPSFVGYGEYRNELLNTMDDVLVNDVDEQEALTELNKKAEEIISTNNN, encoded by the coding sequence ATGAGCAAAAAAAGGAATTGGTTAACATTTGGTACAGGTTTACTGCTTTCAAGCAGTCTTTTATTGGCCGCTTGTGGAACAGGAAATGAAGAAGCAGATGCAGGGGGATCAACTAAAGCAACTGAAGGTACAGAAGAAACTGAGATTACTTTTTGGCATGCGATGAATGGCCCTCACCAAGAAGCCATCACAGCTTTGACGGAAGAGTTTAATGAATCACAAGAATTGTATACCGTAGAAGAAATGAACCAAGGGGACTATGAAACGCTTGAACAGTCCATTATGGCCTCTGGTGTTTCGGGAGATCTTCCTACATTGTCTCAACTAACTCCTGGTTTAGTACCGGATTTGGCGACCAACGAATTGCTTTTACCACTGGATGATATTCTAACAGGGGAAAATGGCTTTACACAAGAAGAATTGGATGATATCTACCCAGGATTTATGGAAAGCTCTGTGTACAATGAGCAAACTTATGCTATGCCTTTTTCAAAGTCAACGCGTGTCATGTACTACAACCAAGATTTATTGGATGAATATGGGGTAGAAGTGCCGACTACTTGGGAAGACGTAAAAGCTTTAGGTGAAAAAATGGTTGCTGCTGGAGATGACAGTATTGCCATGGGACTTGAAAATGCCTTTGAGATGGAATACGAAACGATGGCTCGTCAAAATGATTCAACGTTCATTGATGGTGAAACATTAGAAGTAGACATTGATTCTCCTGAAAGTGTTGAAACTCTTGAATTTTTAATGGGATTGATTGACGAAGGCCACGCACGTACAGCTGGTGAAGATGGTTTCTTCTCAGGTCCATTTGCTCGTGGGGAAAGTGCTTTGTATATTGGATCTAGTGCTGGATTAGCACATGTTGGACCTGTAGCTGAAGAAAATGGAATCAACTGGAGCACGGCTGAACTGCCAACTTACAATGATACTCCTTTAACCATTTTTGCGGGTAATGATTTAGGTGTCTTTTCTTCTGCTACTGAAGAAGAACAAGAAGCTGCAGTTGCGTTCCTAAGCTTCTTATTAGAACCTGAAAATACAGCTTTCTGGTCTATGGAAACAGGTTATGTCCCGATTAGTAAAGCTGCTTTAGAAGTTCCAGAATACAAAACCTATTTAGAAGAAAACCCAACAGCAGAAGCAGCAACTCTTGAATTAGACTATGGAATCTCTGCACCTTCATTTGTTGGATATGGCGAATACCGTAATGAGTTATTGAACACGATGGATGATGTTTTAGTAAATGATGTAGATGAACAAGAAGCGTTAACGGAACTGAATAAGAAGGCAGAAGAAATTATTTCAACTAATAATAACTAA